One window of Hujiaoplasma nucleasis genomic DNA carries:
- a CDS encoding aldo/keto reductase has protein sequence MEYSNPKKIDFKFSKISFGAWQLGNRFDFDEMKEESAIKLVQSAFQEGITLFDTAPNYGKGQSEVILGKALKGIRNKVFINTKFGHDSHGQTNFDVERLEFSVKESLIRLQTDYIDSVILHNPGREMLYGDHPIYKELNRLKQLGLIKHYGVSVDWPEELEIVLKENNLDVIELMFNIIHQSPKIWFDEIEKQGILLMIKVPLDSGWLSGKYTKETIFKGVRSRWTQDNIKTRLEIVDRIKEIVGEDILHASLKYILNYDAVSCVIPGIRTEDHLISNLKTLEYDLSIDIQKELESLYESYIKYQNTPW, from the coding sequence ATGGAATATTCTAATCCAAAAAAAATTGACTTTAAATTTTCTAAAATATCGTTTGGAGCTTGGCAATTAGGTAATCGCTTTGATTTTGATGAAATGAAAGAAGAATCAGCTATTAAACTTGTTCAATCTGCTTTCCAAGAAGGGATTACTTTATTTGATACAGCACCTAATTATGGTAAGGGTCAAAGTGAAGTTATACTTGGTAAAGCTTTGAAAGGAATTAGAAACAAGGTTTTTATTAATACTAAATTTGGACATGATAGTCATGGACAAACAAATTTTGATGTTGAAAGACTTGAATTTTCAGTGAAAGAAAGTTTAATAAGACTACAAACTGATTATATAGATTCAGTGATATTACATAATCCTGGTAGAGAAATGTTGTATGGAGATCATCCTATATACAAAGAATTAAATAGGTTAAAACAATTAGGATTAATAAAGCATTACGGTGTTAGTGTCGATTGGCCAGAGGAACTTGAAATTGTTTTAAAAGAAAATAATCTAGATGTTATAGAATTAATGTTTAATATTATTCATCAATCACCAAAAATATGGTTTGATGAAATAGAAAAGCAAGGAATTTTATTAATGATCAAAGTGCCATTAGATTCTGGGTGGCTATCTGGCAAATATACAAAAGAAACTATATTTAAGGGCGTTAGATCTAGATGGACTCAAGATAACATTAAGACTAGATTGGAAATTGTCGATAGAATTAAAGAAATAGTTGGTGAGGATATCTTACATGCAAGTTTAAAGTATATTTTGAATTATGATGCAGTATCTTGTGTTATTCCTGGAATAAGAACCGAAGACCATTTAATATCTAACTTGAAAACTTTAGAATATGACTTATCTATAGATATACAAAAAGAGTTAGAGAGTTTATATGAGTCTTATATTAAATATCAAAATACACCTTGGTAA
- a CDS encoding SOUL family heme-binding protein, translating to MPLFETIKYKLINKEKNIEIRQYKDVLLASTKTQMNSSMDSGFNNVFNYISGENQNNQKISMTTPVVTYEEDNQLVTGFYVPSKYSMELAPKPKSEKVFLNQLNESIYAVIKFRGKWTKENFNKYDRILIEYINDNNYLIQSSRLILRYQPPIVPGIFRRNEIAYQIKK from the coding sequence ATGCCATTATTTGAAACCATTAAATATAAATTAATAAACAAAGAAAAAAACATAGAAATTAGGCAATATAAAGATGTATTGTTAGCTTCAACGAAAACTCAAATGAATTCTTCGATGGATTCTGGTTTTAATAATGTTTTTAATTATATTTCAGGAGAAAATCAAAATAATCAAAAAATTTCTATGACAACACCTGTGGTCACCTATGAAGAAGATAATCAATTGGTTACTGGGTTTTATGTTCCTTCAAAGTATTCTATGGAATTAGCACCAAAGCCAAAGAGTGAAAAGGTTTTTTTAAACCAATTGAATGAATCAATTTATGCGGTTATTAAGTTTAGAGGTAAATGGACAAAAGAAAACTTTAATAAATATGATAGAATCTTAATTGAATATATAAATGATAATAATTATCTAATTCAATCTAGTAGATTAATTTTAAGGTATCAGCCACCTATTGTGCCTGGGATTTTTAGAAGAAATGAAATAGCATACCAAATAAAAAAATAA